DNA from Bombus vancouverensis nearcticus chromosome 14, iyBomVanc1_principal, whole genome shotgun sequence:
AATAAATACGTATTACAGGTATAAGTCACATCTGTAAGAATGTAAATAAGTTTCTAAAAACGATTATAAATTTGACAAATGATGTGTGCCGTTAACACACTCCTTTATACATAGATGTGTATGTAAAAGGTatgaaatgtattatatatatctttcAGGTTTGCCAAATTTGTCAGTTTACTTATTTATCTGAATTTTATGTTTTAGGTAGGGTAGTACATTTATTAGAGAAAGTGTTAATACACATTTGTgcgaaaaaatttatattttttatttacgaaTGAAAACCAAGCTAAAACAAtttgagaaaaaagaaaaaagaaaaagaaacacgaCAGATCTATGTGTATGTTTCTCAGACTGTTAAGATCAACGCGCTATTTCAAACTTGTGATATGTATGTAGTGTAATCTGCAAACTTTATAGTTGACGTTTAATAACGAATAAGCATTCATGTTACGTCGGTATACAACATGGATTCTAATAGCCctttaatatttgtaataaacgTTTGATACAATTTATGTAATTAAAATCAAGAAAACATATTAGAATCAGCAAAGGATAAACGAATAATGGAATATAATACCACGGTTTTGTGCAATATTGGTAGTTTGGCATTAAATTTTGAGAAACATAGccaaattttttaatgaatgCAAGAAGTTAGAACGATagcaaaacaaagaaatatgaattatatacgtattataACTATGCGATAGTATTTATGTAATACACGAATGTATAAAGTGTAAATAACTTTTTACCATCATGAAATTCAACGAAAAGGAACTTGCCGAGGCAAGTAATGGCCCCGCTGACATTGAAGGCCGTTTAAATCATAAACGAGCACATAAATCAGGTTAGTCTTTAGTTAAGAGTTGTTTACATTTATTTGAGAGAATATCATACTCATCAACTTACTAGCTTCAATTACCTATAACCTATAAATTCCCTtacaaacatttatttttttcataccTATTTTCTGATATTCATATCATTTGGATTTTAGGATTCAAAGAAAAGTGGTTTAAATTAAGatgcaatttattgttttattttaacatCAACGAATTAGGACAGATTGACACTAGGCAACCAGCAGGTGTAATTATTTTGGAAAATTATAGTATTAACCTTGATGCTGCATCGGAAGGTGTATTCGCATTTAGCATAGCATTTAGAGACGAATATGAAAAGAGACATGTCCTAAGTGGTCGTTCAGAATCACAAGTAGAACAATGGGTCAATGCACTTAAACAAGCAAGTTACGAATATTGGAGATTTCGTTTAATAGTGCTTCAAGAAGAGCTATGTAGAAAAACAGGAAAAGATCCATTGCTTATGTATCCACGAAATCAAGGAATTATCAGGGATGAAGCATGGGAACCTGCATCAACTTTCCGATCTCATGTACGCTCTTTTACTACGTCAGTTGTAACATCAACTGCGATAAATACAGTAACAAAGGAAATGAATttgattgaattttaaattagtTAATTCAATTACAGTTGTTTTACATTATTCTCTGAAATCTGAGGattgtttaaatatataaaagttcaGTAGTGCAATTAAATTCATGACTAAAGAGCAAAAAGTCACTAGTGCAAGTGAATAGTAATTCTTTATTACCAcatattttcattaatatcaacaaaattatatatttagtgCACATATATAATCTTCATTATTTATTAGTAAAAATACATCTTATACATGCTTATGTAAAATAACTTTCATAGTATTTTAAGTACCAAAATAATTTGActattataatatacaaaagtTTCACGAGAATATAACTTTTAAAGAATTTGTATTATAAATGAGTGATgagcaattattttattattgctcAAACTCTGTATCTCGTGTATAGATTTTTCAAGTATTTATAAACCAAATACTCTTATAATGTGTGCCTATATTATAAACTTTTGATaactattaatatatatttataatattagaataCACATATTTTTTCAAGCATTGTATATAAACAATcttctatattttaatttacatttacaaaatacaaacttatattaattttattttagtacAAAGTGCataatatattcttatattatgTATGCATGatttaaaatgaatttaatcTGGATAAAAATAATCTATATATCTTAATTCCatgtatatactatatatatatatatatatatatatatatatatatatatatatatatatattatattaacattCTGTGACATCCTTTTTGACATTGTGtcctaaaaaaattaaataaagagctgagttttaaatttgtatttaattaattatgctTTCGTAATAAAcagcaaaatattaattattgtataacatatgtatataatgtaaACGTATATATCATACATTTCTAATTGTGGTATGTGAAATTTATAAGTAAAATATTGCTCATAAACAAGTTACATTTTaatgtttcttaatatttcaaaaatatgttGGTACCACTGTTTCCAACTATTCACTACGTGTCAGTTCACGTATCCACACGTACACACGTCATCAGAGTACATAGTTTAGTCCTTGTAAACACACTATAGGTATACGTAATTAACGTTTAACCTAACATGATTTAAACTGACAGTAGTGaagttaattttattgatataatttatttgtaaacaACATTTAAGAGAAATCATCAGTTAAAGTAAACGTAAAACAGTACAATGAAACGATTCATTGTTTTTTCTATACTTATAATTTGTGGAATTTTCGACACTTTTGCCGAAACGTGCCAGAAGCCTGAAGTCGTTGCCTCTGCATATGTCACAGAAGATGCAACAATTCTGACAAATGTTGCATTCACAACACAATTTGTGCTTAAGTGTAGTAATGGTGTGAAAGGTATTACCTTATACGCAGAGGTTAATGGCAAATCATTACCAGCTGCCCGATTAAGTTCTGATAACAAATATCAGgtattgaaattaaaatctatatacttgaaataaatcttattaaatttataatgaaGTTGAATTTATATCAAATCAGAACCATgtgtaaattataaaaacttaattgcaattgaaataaatttcaattttataggTTTCTTGGACAGAAGATGTGAAAAAAGCACGTTCTGGAGaatacaatataaaattatatgacGATGAAAGATATGCAGCTATACGTAAAGCATTAAGAAATGGAGAAGATCCAAATAGTGTGAAACCTTTAGTTGTTGTAGTGCTTAATAATCCAGGCATATATCGCGGCCCTTGGGTTAACTCGGAACTCCTTGCTGTCCTTTTAGCTGCCGTAGTGTCATATTCCGCCTTCTCTTCTAAATTCAAGCTTCTTGCTTAATcatcttttataaataataaatttgttaaagttcttatgtaaattaaatattacttaaacAAATGGATTTTGTTCCTTTTTAAATATAACTTTGTAATTTAGCTTAACGACAATGCCACATTTATTGTGCAACatcattttaaaatttattaacatccatgcatctttcttttctttaatattaagAAACCGATATTTTTACTGGGATGTAATTTTTATAGcaccaatttttatatttataatttattttctaaaagTCGAAACAGAGTCAACAAAGTACAGATAGATATAAAATTCAATACATATTAGAAGCAGGTGGATTTCCAAAAAAGAATTCCCAAGAGGGTGGATGTTtaatatcattagtatcatcATTTACTAAATTCAACCAGTCATTCAGTCCTTTAAAAAGCATTAATGCATCAGAAACATTGTCTCCTTCTGAACAATAACAAAACAGTACTGTACAAGGAATCTCCTTTTCTTTAAAATACTCATATAGACCGTTTGCAAATCCACCACCAGGAATGTAATATTGTCTTGTAGATTTTATTGTAATACTTTTCATATGCTTTGTCCAATGTAAGCTCTTAAGAAGTTTTTCATTATTCAATAAAGAATCATCCGAGGTAAGGTACCTTATTCTCCACTCTGACCTATTTGCACACTCATAATCATAACTGCTGGTTAGGATTATTATCTATAAGAATAGTTTTTATATTAACATAACAATCAAACGATTTGACATTTGTAATATTAGTATATATGCATTACACTGTTGTACCTTACTAATTTTCTTTTGTTGAATAAATTGTGCTAGTTCATTAAAGAAGTCATTCGAACTGCCAACATAAGGTGAACGTAATTgtaaaagaattatattatgGCATCCTCCAAGGTAAAAGTCAGCGGTAGTACAAAGAGAagtagaatttttattataaggATCAAGTCCACATATCGGAAGAAACATAGAATTCCATAAACTTCCAATTTTGTGCATGTCCAAGctagatattaataaatcaatacATAATTGTCCAACGTTTCCAACAGCCACTGACGGAAGTATCAGAGTGTAATTCTCGAGGTTAATTTCATCCggtatttttatcatttttactaAATGTGGATACCTgtttcattaataaaatttattaaataaagcttataactcataaaaatatacgacaaaatatttatacaaactcaagattcaatttgaaaattcaaaatttgCACGTCATGGTAAAGTGATTGTTAAGTTATTATTACTTGTATCGTGTTGCTGTAAAATCCTCTCTTTATgatcatttatatttatatatttatttattgaataaacattttctatatttataatgcgatgtaatttcaaataataacACACTTCACATTACATAGAAATAGTGAAACTATATAAACGTACATAAGAGTTCAAACTTCTATGAAATGATTATTTGACATTTCTGATGTACGTAGATATATACGGTTGGTAGCTCTGTCCTTATAATTTTTAGTTATATCAGGTTATATAGATAATTATTAGCAGAACTTGTAAGTATATAcagtatatttatacatatagtaGCGTGGAATATgcatatgtatttaatatacacTGAACAATATATTATGAGATAATTCTTacaaagaattattttataaattgtgataaattttcttcttattttcttaCAAACTTATTTATAAAACTTATATAATGAGGTGCAAATTTAaggaatattgaaatttataaattaattactgAAATTTATAGAGGGCTGTGGTCAATAATGAAAGAACTATAAAAAAGTAAACTAatgatataatatttcatattgaacaaatttatatcaattttgtGTAAATACcgtataatttttatatgactaattaaatttatatgtataaatatatataatgcatatatagtatataaacatatatacacgtatataccatgttttattaaaattgaattaattataaaaaaaaggagaagaaaatcgTGGGAAGATAGAAATTTAGATTGATTCccgtttaataatttatttctttggATTTTGATTGGTGTAGAATAATCGGTATTAAAGCGAAACTTGTTACCGACTGTGCATAGCGGCATGTGACGTCACGCATCACCGCCCCGCGATGCCTTTCGGGAAATAGCGCCGCCATCTTGAGTGGCATGGCCCAGCTAGACAGTGCGCCCTGAGCTAAGACATGCGATTTATCGCGAAAACATTGAACGTCCCAAGGATCACGGATTTCTGTGAAACATAGCAAATCTTTGGTGCTTCGCACCTTCATCAGGATGGAGGCGGTTAAGGCATTTAACGCAGAGGTGAATTGACTTAcccttaattcttcttctagCCCGCCGACTCtccctctttttttctcttgttcatcttttcctttttctctttcttttttacttttcaaagTTGAGATCGTGtcattattttaaaccaaagaTTCAAATGATATTATTTCCCCCGACTTGTCTGTGCTGTttgttgtatgaaaattgaAGTGACTTTCGTGCTTGAAGAATGCTTTGATTTCTAGACGTGCGAAAGAgagaggggagagagagagagagagagcgattATCTTTATATgtaagaaagagggagagaaatcAGAGAGAACCTTTATTGTGATTTTAAGTATTTGCGATGCATAACATCGTCGTCTTTATTATgtaaaaattttgtaatttatataatgataaagaaaaggtaaataattattgtatatGTGTGGTTTAGTTTTGTTAGTTATGTTTGTGATGGAAGGGAGAGAAATAAGGGAAAGCAATAAGGAATATTTTGTAAGTGATATTAGTTGAATTCATAGCAATTGTAATAAAACTTGTTTAATTTTTGCGATCAATTCATtagaatttatataaacatatattgtTGACTTTTGATTTGTTACATATAAAACTTAGAATTGCTTTTGAAGAGTATAGGTACATTAATCAACATCAACAGTTCTTTTCAAGTACTATTGAGAACTATTAagatttcttaaattaaaaaatttaatcataTTCTCTGACTACTATGTTAAATGATTATGAATACATTGaagtattaaaaatagaaaataataattatatatatgtttttttttccaGCTCTCAGCTCTGTATGATGTTAAACCACCAATTTCCAAAGCTAAGATGAATTCTTTAACTAGAGGTGCAATTAAGGCAATTAAATTCTATAAACATGTTGTGCAAAGTGTCGAGAAATTCATCCAAAAAGTGagttataaagaataagaaagcTTTTGAGAGCAAAGTATAAAATACATGGTAATTATattgtttgttttatttgtattaattgccAATTAATGTTACAGTGTAAGCCAGAGTACAAAGTGCCTGGATTGTACGTTATAGATTCAATTGTACGTCAGTCCAGACACCAATTTGGGGTTGAGAAAGATGTCTTTGCTCCACGCTTTGCCAAGAACATGCAAACTACTTTCTTAAATCTTTTGAAGTGCCCTCAGGAAGATAAAAGCAAAGTAATAAGAGTTTTAAATCTTTGGCAGAAGAATGCAGTGTTCCCTTCGGAGGTTATACAGCCCTTATTTGATCTTGCGGATCCAAATCATCCAATACATAAGGAGCAAGCAGTTAATACCAATGGTAAAAGGAAGTTGTGAGTTAATAtatcaaatttaaataaaattaaatagtgAATATTCGTTATTATGTTTAGGTACACTGAATGCGTCTGCAACAAATAATGTTGGTAATACTACAACTTCAGTAAAGACTCCCCCTTTGACTGCAAAAAATGCGGTAAAGGatcaaaaattattttcttccgCAAAGCCAATCGATCCTGCCTGGCTTGCACAAACAAAAATAGAAACAGCAAATATAGTTAATGCTAATAAACTTTTAGTAAgtcttgtttttatatttattctatatattatttgtACACTTACAGTTTGTCGCATATCTTTTGTACGTAAAATGAACAGAATTTCAATTTTGGCTTCTTTTTTCAGGGGCAATCCAATTCAACTCAAATGGATGTTTCTTTCCTTGATCAGTTACAACATTTACAgcagttattattaaaaaagcaGGAGTCCACAAATGAACAGAAAAGTTctgtaaaatttgataaaaagctCTTAGATTTTGATTATGGTGAGGAAGAGGATGATGATGTTGTTGTTGCTAGTTCACCAGCAGCGACCGCAGGATCTAATACTGGTCAACACAATACAGTTTCAACAGGAAATAGTTTGGAGAGTCTTGGACTTCTTTTAACAAATCCAGAGGTACTAACTTATTATTACATCAATATAATAGTCAAGGAGAAAAtatgatttaattaataaattgcttAATTCTTTAATTGATAATAGGTTTTGAGACAACTTCAAACATTACAACAAACAATGCAGGGAAGTACTTCTTCATCACAGCATGAAACAGAAGAAAAGATGCGGAAACTTCAGCAAATGAAGCAGCAAGAGGAAGAATTTGATAAACATCTGGCTCAAACTGTTCCTGTATGTTATTAACAGTATTAATAGTTTTCCTGTTCACATAAAAGTAAAAGAGACATCCTAATAGTTTCATGTATATTAATGAAAATCGATCTTTGTTTTAGAATTTACCATTTGCATCTGAATGTGAATTAAAACCATCAGACATTTTGAAGCCAAGTCAACAAAATACTTATACAACAAATGTAAGTAGTGGAGTCATACAAGATATGAGTCAACCACCTCCTGGTTATCCACCGGCTCTACCGTATGCCTCTCAACCCTTATCAAATATTAGGCAGATAAATCAGCAAGCGCATCAAAATCAAAAAAGTCCACTTCTTGACGAACGGCAGGACGCGCAAGATTATTCTGGGTAAACATTCTTCCCTTTTATAAAGTAGggtaaaagatatattttccttttcattttcatgaaatttagtttctcatttaatttaaatttactttGATCTCTATTGCAATTTAACTTGTAACATTACTGAATATTGAAACTGATTATTAATAAATGACTGTCTATAGAAATGGTGCAAGGCGAGATAGTAGCAGTGTAGAAATTGTAAATTGTGAAAATACAAGATCGCAGAGTAGATCGCCTGATCGATACAGACATCACAGTCGATCTAGATCACCACGACACAGAGATAgggatagagatagagatagggATAGGGACAGGGATCGAGATCGAGACAGAGATAGAAAATCTAGATCAAGAAGCAGATCTAGGAGGAGAAGGTAATTTTACATGTCTTCTTTtgcttatattatattataggcaatatacctaaatatatatttatacattattttataCACTTTGTTATGATCATGTGatattaagaatattattatatcGTAGGTCTCGTTCAAGAGACAGAGGTCGTGATAGAAAACGGGAGGATAGTCGAGAAAAAATGACTGAGGAAgaacgagaaaaagaaagagaaaggcgTAAACGAGGATTACCACCAATTGTGAGAGATAAATTAAGCGGTAATTTCACCTATTTTCATATGCATATGCATTTGGTTTTACATCGAAGGAATCGTTCttcttgttttcttttctttttttttttcctatatgaatttaatatatttatttgcaGTTTGTAGTACAACTCTTTGGGTGGGACATCTATCGAAATTAGTACACCAAGAAGAACTTTCAGATACTTTTGGAGAATTTGGTGACATTGTCAGTATAGATTTAATTTCACCCAGAGGTTGCGCCTTTATATGCATGAATAGAAGGCAAGATGCATATAGGGCTCTTACTAAGCTTAAAAATCATAAAATGCAAGGAAAGGCAATCACTGTAAGTTAACATTTTTGGTCacctttaaaaataataatttattatcgtttttattgaatatatttataaatgtattaTCAAATAACAATAAAACTCTATGTCTTTTCagaataatagaatttttattgtattttagtTAGCTTGGGCTCCAGGAAAAGGGGTGAAAGGAAAAGAATGGAAAGATTATTGGGAAGTTGAATTAGGAGTTAGTTATATTCCTTGGAATAAATTAGTTAATGTTACTGATCAAGATTTAGAATTATTAGAGGAAGGAGGTATGATTGACGAAGACACTCTACCACCCAATCTAAAAGGTAAAGGAACAATTatgttttaagaaatatttgagACAATTCATGCTAATCATTATAAATCATTAACAGGTAAATTAAAGCATTCCGGAACAAATGCAGATGTACTTCAACAACAGTTGCAATTACAACAGCAAGCATTAGTTGCAGCTGCTGGAATTCCAAATTTGGCGGATGgtattgtaaatgtaatgcaaCCTTCAACTAGTGCTCAACAGCAACAATCCCAGCAACAAACTTCACAACAAGGTCAACAGCAGCAACAAGTAATCGATACAAGTCAACCTCCACCAATTAGACCCCCTACATCAGCCGCTCTTTTACCGCCACCAAATACACAATTACAGATGATGCCACCTGCTTTTACAATGCCAGGAGTTCCTCGTAAGTACTTATTGAAGGaaaattttaacgaaaattGAAGACTCAATCAAAAATAGGTATtagttatttttattctttctttaaaGTTTATCGTTttatacctttttttttttatattgtttagGTATGATTGGACCAATGGGATTACCGATGGCACATAGTTTAATGCCGAATGTTCCCATAGGTGTGCCACCTCCAAATATGCAAAGTTTATTAGGGCCACCGGGAATGATGCAAACTATGTTAACACCACCTGTAAATTCTCCATTTGGAGCAGGTGTTGGCGTCGGCTTATTAACTCAAATTCCTTTACCAGCTCCAGCTGCTCCATCTGATAAACCTAATTCTACTGGTATGTGTATATGATCAATACATAAAGTGAGCTAAACCATGAATAAAAGAAAGCGATAAAAGCTCAAATTTCATCTCTTTCTAGGTATGCCACATAATGTTCCTCCAATAGGAGTTCCTCCTCCAACAACAGAAACAGGTATGCCAAATTTACCAATGTTACGCCAACCATATGGTGTAGGCCCTTCTGCGCCTTTGCAAATGCAACTACCTCAACAACAACATTCTGCTGATGACATGGATGTAGAGATGGAAGATGCAATGCCACAAAGTTCAAATGgagcaaaaaataaaagtaatttaacTGAACAACAACTTTCACAAAATGAAGAACGAGCAGAATCTGATCAACAAGTAGAggtaaataaaattcatttattgCAGCAACTAATGTCCTAACTATGCGATTTAGAATGTCCTGCATAAAATTCTAATTTGATGTGAATTTAATAACAGCATCGAGATtataaagaaagagagagagatcgGGAAAATAGGGAaagaagagacagagagacGCATTTATCACACAGAGATAGGGAAGGTACTGACTCCAGAATGGATCGCGGAAGAGACCGAGGTAGAGGGAGAGATAGGGGACGCGATCGTAGAAGAGATCTTAGAGATAGAGACAGGGATGACAGAAGAGAAAGGGAAAACCGGGAAAATCGAGAAGGAAATCCACAAACTCAAACTCTTCAGGTAATTATTTTCTGCTAAAAGAAGATTAAATTAAAAGTATTGAAGTAAAGATTTTATTGATCT
Protein-coding regions in this window:
- the LOC117156341 gene encoding pleckstrin homology domain-containing family J member 1 isoform X2, with the translated sequence MKFNEKELAEASNGPADIEGRLNHKRAHKSGQIDTRQPAGVIILENYSINLDAASEGVFAFSIAFRDEYEKRHVLSGRSESQVEQWVNALKQASYEYWRFRLIVLQEELCRKTGKDPLLMYPRNQGIIRDEAWEPASTFRSHVRSFTTSVVTSTAINTVTKEMNLIEF
- the LOC117156341 gene encoding pleckstrin homology domain-containing family J member 1 isoform X1 — protein: MKFNEKELAEASNGPADIEGRLNHKRAHKSGFKEKWFKLRCNLLFYFNINELGQIDTRQPAGVIILENYSINLDAASEGVFAFSIAFRDEYEKRHVLSGRSESQVEQWVNALKQASYEYWRFRLIVLQEELCRKTGKDPLLMYPRNQGIIRDEAWEPASTFRSHVRSFTTSVVTSTAINTVTKEMNLIEF
- the Tapdelta gene encoding translocon-associated protein delta; the protein is MKRFIVFSILIICGIFDTFAETCQKPEVVASAYVTEDATILTNVAFTTQFVLKCSNGVKGITLYAEVNGKSLPAARLSSDNKYQVSWTEDVKKARSGEYNIKLYDDERYAAIRKALRNGEDPNSVKPLVVVVLNNPGIYRGPWVNSELLAVLLAAVVSYSAFSSKFKLLA
- the LOC117156339 gene encoding proteasome assembly chaperone 2, with protein sequence MIKIPDEINLENYTLILPSVAVGNVGQLCIDLLISSLDMHKIGSLWNSMFLPICGLDPYNKNSTSLCTTADFYLGGCHNIILLQLRSPYVGSSNDFFNELAQFIQQKKISKIIILTSSYDYECANRSEWRIRYLTSDDSLLNNEKLLKSLHWTKHMKSITIKSTRQYYIPGGGFANGLYEYFKEKEIPCTVLFCYCSEGDNVSDALMLFKGLNDWLNLVNDDTNDIKHPPSWEFFFGNPPASNMY
- the Isha gene encoding insulator su(Hw) mRNA adaptor, with the protein product MEAVKAFNAELSALYDVKPPISKAKMNSLTRGAIKAIKFYKHVVQSVEKFIQKCKPEYKVPGLYVIDSIVRQSRHQFGVEKDVFAPRFAKNMQTTFLNLLKCPQEDKSKVIRVLNLWQKNAVFPSEVIQPLFDLADPNHPIHKEQAVNTNGTLNASATNNVGNTTTSVKTPPLTAKNAVKDQKLFSSAKPIDPAWLAQTKIETANIVNANKLLGQSNSTQMDVSFLDQLQHLQQLLLKKQESTNEQKSSVKFDKKLLDFDYGEEEDDDVVVASSPAATAGSNTGQHNTVSTGNSLESLGLLLTNPEVLRQLQTLQQTMQGSTSSSQHETEEKMRKLQQMKQQEEEFDKHLAQTVPNLPFASECELKPSDILKPSQQNTYTTNVSSGVIQDMSQPPPGYPPALPYASQPLSNIRQINQQAHQNQKSPLLDERQDAQDYSGNGARRDSSSVEIVNCENTRSQSRSPDRYRHHSRSRSPRHRDRDRDRDRDRDRDRDRDRDRKSRSRSRSRRRRSRSRDRGRDRKREDSREKMTEEEREKERERRKRGLPPIVRDKLSVCSTTLWVGHLSKLVHQEELSDTFGEFGDIVSIDLISPRGCAFICMNRRQDAYRALTKLKNHKMQGKAITLAWAPGKGVKGKEWKDYWEVELGVSYIPWNKLVNVTDQDLELLEEGGMIDEDTLPPNLKGKLKHSGTNADVLQQQLQLQQQALVAAAGIPNLADGIVNVMQPSTSAQQQQSQQQTSQQGQQQQQVIDTSQPPPIRPPTSAALLPPPNTQLQMMPPAFTMPGVPRMIGPMGLPMAHSLMPNVPIGVPPPNMQSLLGPPGMMQTMLTPPVNSPFGAGVGVGLLTQIPLPAPAAPSDKPNSTGMPHNVPPIGVPPPTTETGMPNLPMLRQPYGVGPSAPLQMQLPQQQHSADDMDVEMEDAMPQSSNGAKNKSNLTEQQLSQNEERAESDQQVEHRDYKERERDRENRERRDRETHLSHRDREGTDSRMDRGRDRGRGRDRGRDRRRDLRDRDRDDRRERENRENREGNPQTQTLQENETTPKKDGKPSLADRLRQLADGTLPLEDRVDRIIPRNRQERDRSDRSFDDSRSARGEPLSSLMDLPKFGLPQERGDFPARPPDFRNPQDPREYQQQRDRQSFGRGHRGSQIHEEFMDVPRLQGGIYQEEFDNRIHGQQRVEEFGRLGSLREQREEFDRSEVRGRRPLDDRDRFDYEIRREGFDPRLQDGFDPRGHLDRGDFEPRRREFFGIDPIFGMPPIMGPRGPRPGHPDGFGPRPAPLGARGPGPLMFHPRGLGPRPLRPGMRPFGPRGPPFDPREPDAFFRPPFDDIRPHVRPPFGPMGPPSIIPPESAAPWRNQELPPSGSWPSDSENHSQRDNLRDKKGGNKHPNNMERENRNRGRKSRWTNVSPSGEEIEESKEQESTSANVEEKEEPAKEEEVAVKEEVKEEIDMKEVISNEQKEELVETVETKEEEGIEMKKEEEEDCRDS